A genomic window from Lotus japonicus ecotype B-129 chromosome 1, LjGifu_v1.2 includes:
- the LOC130727668 gene encoding receptor protein-tyrosine kinase CEPR1 has product MFTIHFTHPVVLQQQEPAFSSPSLCHPKVIHSTIPSYIHLFLISTFILTTNIITSISFPSIPSSLRMSHSFFVSVIIGVIISMTSISHVMSSTNQSQFFSLMKESLSGNFPLDWDYRVGKPFCNFTGVACNSKGDVINLDFSGWSLSGNFPSDFCSYLPELRVLKLSHTRFKFPAHSIVNCSHLEVLDMNHMFQTTTLPNFSPLKSLRILDLSYNLFTGEFPMSVFNLTTLEVLNFNENQGFKFWQLPARFDRLQNLKTMVLTTCMLHGQIPASIGNMTSLIDLELSGNFLSGKIPAELGLLKNLQLLELYYNYHLVGNIPEELGNLTELIDLDMSVNKLTGTIPESICRLPKLQVLQLYNNSLSGEIPGAIENSTALSTLSLYDNFLGGHIPKKLGQFSGMVVLDLSENRLTGPLPTEVCKGGKLQYFLVLDNMFSGEIPESYANCMQLLRFRVSNNRLEGTVPKGLLGLPYVSIIDLSSNNLTGPIPEINGNSRNLSELFLQRNKISGLIPHTISRAFSLVKIDFSYNLLSGPIPSEIGNLGRLNLLMLQGNKLSSSIPSSLSSLKSLNLLDLSNNLLTGTIPESLAVLLPNSINFSQNLLSGPIPPKLIKGGLIESFSGNPGLCVLPVYANSSDQKFPLCSHANKSKRINTIWVAGVSVVLIFIGAVLFLKRRCSKDTAVMEHEDTLSSSFFSYDVKSFHKVTFDQREIVESMVDKNILGHGGSGTVYKIELRSGDIVAVKRLWSRKSKDSTPEDRLFVDKALKAEVETLGSIRHKNIVKLYCCFTSLDCSLLVYEYMPNGTLWDSLHKGWVLLDWPTRYRIALGIAQGLAYLHHDLVFPIIHRDIKSTNILLDVDYQPKVADFGIAKVLQARSGKDSTTTVIAGTYGYLAPEYAYSPRPTTKCDVYSFGVILMELLTGKKPVGAEFGENRNIVFWVSNKVEGKDGARPSEALDPRLSCSWKDDMIKVLRIAIRCTYKAPASRPTMKEVVQLLIEAEPRNSDSCKLSTKDASNVTIIKKPFEL; this is encoded by the exons ATGTTCACAATTCACTTCACCCACCCAGTAGTACTACAACAACAAGAACCTGCTTTTTCATCACCAAGCCTTTGTCACCCCAAAGTGATCCACTCAACCATTCCATCTTATATACATCTCTTTCTCATCTCAACGTTTATACTAACCACAAACATCATAACCTCTATCTCCTTCCCCTCTATCCCCTCCTCTCTCAGAATGAGTCATTCATTCTTCGTCTCTGTTATTATTGGAGTCATCATTTCCATGACTAGCATATCACATGTTATGAGCAGTACCAACCAGTCTCAGTTTTTTTCTCTGATGAAGGAGTCTCTATCAGGGAACTTCCCTCTGGATTGGGATTACAGAGTTGGGAAACCATTCTGCAACTTCACAGGAGTTGCCTGCAACAGCAAAGGTGATGTTATCAATCTAGACTTTTCAGGCTGGTCACTTTCAGGGAACTTCCCTTCAGATTTCTGCTCTTACCTTCCAGAGCTGAGAGTTCTTAAACTCAGCCATACCAGGTTCAAGTTCCCTGCACACAGCATAGTCAACTGTTCCCACTTGGAAGTGCTTGACATGAATCACATGTTTCAGACCACCACACTCCCCAACTTCTCTCCTTTGAAATCTCTCAGGATTCTTGACCTATCCTACAACCTCTTCACTGGTGAATTCCCCATGTCAGTTTTCAACCTGACAACTCTGGAGGTGCTCAACTTCAATGAAAACCAAGGCTTCAAATTCTGGCAGCTCCCAGCAAGATTTGACAGGCTGCAAAATCTCAAAACCATGGTGCTGACAACATGCATGTTGCATGGCCAAATCCCAGCATCCATAGGAAACATGACTTCTCTTATTGATCTTGAATTGAGTGGGAATTTCCTCTCAGGGAAAATTCCCGCAGAGCTTGGATTGCTGAAGAACTTGCAACTGCTTGAGCTTTACTATAACTACCATCTAGTTGGGAACATACCAGAGGAGCTGGGAAATCTCACTGAGCTCATAGACCTGGACATGTCGGTGAACAAGCTGACAGGGACCATCCCAGAATCCATATGTCGCCTTCCCAAGCTTCAAGTTCTGCAGCTTTACAACAACAGCCTCTCAGGAGAAATCCCAGGTGCGATTGAGAACTCAACAGCCTTGAGCACCCTATCTCTCTACGACAACTTCCTGGGAGGACATATTCCCAAGAAGCTGGGACAGTTCTCAGGAATGGTGGTTCTGGACCTGTCTGAAAACAGATTGACTGGTCCATTGCCAACAGAAGTTTGCAAAGGAGGTAAGCTGCAATACTTCCTTGTCTTGGATAACATGTTTTCTGGTGAGATACCAGAGAGTTATGCAAACTGCATGCAGCTGTTGAGGTTTAGAGTCAGCAATAACCGTTTGGAGGGCACAGTTCCCAAGGGACTCCTTGGTCTACCATACGTTTCAATCATTGATTTGAGTAGTAATAATTTGACTGGTCCAATTCCCGAGATTAATGGGAACTCTAGAAACTTGTCTGAACTGTTCCTACAGAGGAACAAGATATCAGGACTCATACCTCATACAATCTCTAGAGCTTTTAGCCTTGTCAAGATTGATTTCAGCTATAATCTTCTCTCAGGTCCAATCCCTTCTGAGATTGGCAACCTGGGAAGGCTGAATTTACTCATGTTACAAGGGAACAAGCTGAGTTCTTCAATCCCAAGTTCACTCTCCTCCTTGAAGTCCCTCAACCTTCTTGATCTCTCCAACAACCTCTTAACTGGGACCATCCCTGAAAGCCTCGCTGTGCTGCTACCCAATTCCATTAACTTCTCTCAAAATTTGCTTTCTGGTCCAATTCCTCCCAAGTTAATCAAAGGGGGTTTAATTGAAAGCTTTTCAGGCAATCCAGGTTTGTGTGTGCTGCCAGTATATGCTAATTCATCTGATCAAAAGTTCCCCCTATGTTCACACGCCAACAAGAGCAAGAGGATAAACACCATCTGGGTAGCTGGGGTATCAGTGGTTTTGATCTTTATTGGAGCTGTCTTGTTCCTCAAACGTAGGTGCAGCAAGGACACAGCTGTTATGGAACATGAGGACACACTGTCTTCTTCATTCTTCTCTTATGATGTTAAGAGCTTTCACAAGGTTACTTTCGACCAAAGGGAGATCGTTGAATCCATGGTGGATAAGAACATCCTGGGGCATGGAGGGTCTGGCACAGTGTACAAGATTGAGCTGAGAAGCGGTGATATTGTTGCAGTCAAGAGGCTTTGGAGTAGAAAATCCAAGGATTCAACTCCAGAGGATCGGTTGTTTGTGGACAAGGCATTGAAAGCTGAGGTGGAGACACTGGGGAGTATAAGACACAAGAACATAGTCAAACTCTACTGCTGCTTCACCAGTTTGGACTGCAGCTTGTTGGTCTATGAATACATGCCAAATGGTACTCTATGGGATTCTCTGCACAAAGGTTGGGTCCTTTTGGATTGGCCTACTCGTTATAGAATTGCACTGGGGATTGCACAGGGTCTAGCATACCTCCACCATGATTTGGTTTTTCCCATCATTCATAGAGATATCAAGTCAACTAACATCCTATTGGATGTTGATTACCAGCCCAAAGTTGCAGACTTTGGGATCGCCAAGGTTTTGCAAGCAAGAAGCGGGAAGGATTCCACAACAACTGTTATTGCAGGAACATATGGTTACTTGGCCCCAG AATATGCATATTCACCAAGGCCCACCACCAAGTGTGATGTGTACAGTTTTGGGGTGATTTTGATGGAGTTGTTGACTGGGAAGAAGCCTGTTGGGGCAGAATTTGGAGAGAACAGAAACATAGTCTTTTGGGTTTCAAACAAAGTAGAAGGCAAGGATGGGGCTAGACCAAGTGAGGCACTTGATCCAAGACTATCATGTTCATGGAAGGATGACATGATTAAAGTGCTGCGGATTGCCATTCGCTGCACCTACAAAGCCCCAGCTAGTAGACCAACCATGAAAGAGGTTGTTCAGCTTCTGATTGAGGCAGAGCCACGAAATTCTGATTCTTGCAAGTTGTCAACCAAAGATGCATCAAATGTCACTATAATAAAGAAGCCATTTGAATTGTAA